The following nucleotide sequence is from Nitratidesulfovibrio termitidis HI1.
TGGTCGTGCACCACGCGGGCCTCGCCCTTGTCGTGGCAGATGTCCAGGATGACCTTGACGAAATTGCGACGGCCCGGCCCGAACAGCCAGGATGTGCGCACCACGCAGGCGTTGTCCGGGCACTGTTGCAGCACGGCCTGTTCACCGGCCAGCTTGCTTGCGCCGTAGACGGACGCCGGGTCCGGCGTGTCTTCCGGCGTGTAGGGCGCGCCCTTCTTGCCGCTGAACACGAAATCGGTGCTGAAGTGCACAAGGTGCATGGACGTGCCGCGCACCATGCGCGCGAGGCAGGTGGGCAGTTGCCGGTTGAGGCGGGTGGCTTCTTCCTCGCGCTCTTCGGCCAGGTCCACCTGGGTCCAGGCCACGGTGTTGAAGATCACGGTGGGTTCTGCGCGTTCGATGAACGAGGCCAGCGCCCCGGAATCGAGCACGTTCACGTCGTCGCGCCCGGTGGGCAGGGCGTCCCAGCCCGATTCGCGTAGCGTGCGCACCAGGGCCTGGCCGAGCAGCCCGCTCCTGCCGCCGAGCACCAGCGCCTTGGGGCGCGGGCTCACAGTCGTTCTCCGT
It contains:
- the rfbD gene encoding dTDP-4-dehydrorhamnose reductase, translated to MSPRPKALVLGGRSGLLGQALVRTLRESGWDALPTGRDDVNVLDSGALASFIERAEPTVIFNTVAWTQVDLAEEREEEATRLNRQLPTCLARMVRGTSMHLVHFSTDFVFSGKKGAPYTPEDTPDPASVYGASKLAGEQAVLQQCPDNACVVRTSWLFGPGRRNFVKVILDICHDKGEARVVHDQIGSPTYTLDLAAGSVKLAELRATGIFHVANAGQASWCELASEAVNLAGLPCKVHAIPSRDYPQKAQRPPFSVLDTARFTQVTGITPRPWPQALRDYIYKECLPAMHDA